Proteins co-encoded in one Lasioglossum baleicum chromosome 3, iyLasBale1, whole genome shotgun sequence genomic window:
- the Or26 gene encoding odorant receptor 26, giving the protein MAKDYREVTPSNVHYIKDYNYSVQVNRWFLKPIGIWPIGPDATRSERIFSSLLNIACHSLVVFTFAPCVMFILFEETSLDARIQAIGPMSHWLMGELNYCCLSFRTNDIFRCIRHMKTDWKTIEKPSDRELMLKDAKVGRSIATIAAVCMNLGVFSYNFVTGFQKLEFRVGNDTYSMLRLPCPFYSNLMDVRHSPANEIVYFLQLLSGLIVNSVTVGACGMAGVFAMHACGQLNVVTSQLNNLVEPNEEQTFAKKKLKSVVERHLRTLNFVWYIEKIMHMICLVELMGCTLNICMLEYYMLTEDSTERMATYAILYVSMIFNIFIFCYIGEKLTMQCLQVGEKAYMTQWYRLPHKTAAGLILLISRSRMVTRITAGKLLPISISTFGDVFKTSFVYFDMLRRLTM; this is encoded by the exons ATGGCGAAAGACTATCGTGAGGTGACTCCGAGTAACGTCCACTATATCAAGGACTACAACTACAGCGTGCAAGTGAACCGTTGGTTCCTGAAGCCGATCGGAATCTGGCCCATCGGGCCAGATGCTACTAGATCCGAGAGGATCTTCTCGAGCCTGTTAAACATCGCGTGTCATTCGTTGGTGGTGTTCACGTTCGCGCCATGTGTGATGTTCATTCTGTTCGAAGAGACCAGCTTGGACGCTAGAATTCAAGCGATAGGTCCGATGAGTCACTGGTTGATGGGCGAACTGAACTACTGCTGCCTGTCTTTCAGGACAAATGACATTTTCCGGTGCATACGACACATGAAGACGGACTGGAAGACGATCGAGAAGCCCAGCGATCGAGAACTGATGCTGAAGGACGCGAAAGTCGGCCGCTCGATCGCAACCATAGCCGCGGTCTGCATGAACCTTGGTGTCTTCTCCTACAACTTCGTCACGGGATTCCAAAAGCTGGAGTTTCGTGTCGGGAATGATACCTATTCGATGCTCCGGCTACCCTGTCCATTTTACTCGAACCTGATGGACGTCAGGCACAGCCCGGCTAATGAAATCGTTTATTTTCTGCAACTTTTGTCTGGACTCATCGTCAACTCGGTTACCGTAGGCGCTTGTGGTATGGCTGGCGTGTTCGCGATGCACGCTTGCGGACAATTGAATGTTGTCACGTCACAGCTGAACAATTTAGTCGAACCGAATGAGGAACAGACGTTTGCGAAGAAGAAGTTGAAGTCCGTTGTGGAACGACATTTACGGACGTTGAA ttTTGTATGGTATATAGAGAAAATTATGCATATGATATGTCTCGTCGAATTAATGGGATGCACGTTGAACATATGTATGCTTGAATACTACATGCTTACG GAAGATTCCACTGAAAGAATGGCCACTTACGCCATTCTTTACGTATCCATGATCTTCAACATCTTTATATTCTGCTACATTGGCGAGAAGTTGACGATGCAG TgtctacaggtgggagaaaaagCATACATGACACAGTGGTACCGTTTACCTCACAAAACTGCCGCTGGATTGATATTACTGATCTCGAGATCTCGAATGGTAACCAGAATCACTGCTGGAAAACTATTGCCGATATCTATTTCAACATTCGGAGAT GTGTTCAAAACGTCTTTCGTGTACTTCGATATGCTTCGTAGACTTACGATGTAA
- the LOC143207001 gene encoding uncharacterized protein LOC143207001 isoform X1 → MVTTVVETIDNSWSDYSLQLSRWNLEPIGFWPPSSSQSRLKRVASITMVVVSYTLIMLTVIPSMLYVMLSDDNVRQKLRVLGPLTHWFVGCCDLTVLLMKSKQIRLCIDHVEADWQIITRLQDQQVMQKYTKFSRFISMVLTIWWHSSVVISCAATAMTIQPIKIGNETRLVHPLPCGFYLKLLDVYTSPANEIALAVQFSSVCIVNAAILGSHSLVAVLVAHACGQLKVLTAWITEFVNDFGQDRKDEFCMEIGIIVEHHLRALSLMSRIEDVMNRICFMGLYECTLDVCLLGYYILTEWADHNIPNLSGYFGIIIAIIFDVFVVCYIGEMMSEQVTKICFHGVNPFTSSIESYKTNPQQSIKIGDVVYMTNWYCLPSKTVLDLTLIIRRSSVLIKMTAGKLIHMSVYTFADVSMRLV, encoded by the exons ATGGTCACCACGGTGGTCGAGACAATTGACAATAGCTGGAGCGATTATAGTCTACAGCTGTCTCGATGGAACCTGGAGCCGATCGGCTTCTGGCCTCCATCGTCCTCCCAATCTCGACTGAAAAGAGTCGCCTCGATCACGATGGTCGTCGTTTCTTACACTTTGATAATGTTGACGGTGATCCCTAGTATGTTGTACGTTATGCTGTCGGACGACAACGTTCGCCAAAAGCTGAGGGTGCTCGGACCCTTGACCCATTGGTTCGTCGGTTGTTGCGACCTGACCGTGCTGTTGATGAAAAGTAAACAAATACGACTTTGCATCGACCATGTGGAAGCGGATTGGCAGATCATAACGCGGCTGCAAGACCAACAGGTGATGCAGAAGTACACCAAGTTCAGCCGCTTCATATCTATGGTCCTCACGATTTGGTGGCATAGTAGCGTAGTCATCTCTTGCGCGGCTACCGCGATGACTATACAGCCCATTAAGATTGGCAACGAAACCAGGCTCGTGCACCCCTTGCCCTGCGGGTTTTATTTGAAGCTGTTGGACGTCTACACCAGTCCCGCGAATGAAATTGCCCTCGCCGTACAGTTTTCCTCGGTTTGCATCGTTAACGCCGCGATACTTGGATCACACAGCCTCGTTGCCGTACTTGTAGCTCATGCATGCGGCCAGCTCAAAGTTCTAACGGCCTGGATCACGGAATTCGTGAACGATTTCGGACAAGACCGAAAAGATGAATTTTGTATGGAGATTGGGATAATCGTGGAACATCATCTGCGGGCTTTAAG TTTAATGTCGCGTATTGAAGACGTGATGAATCGGATATGTTTCATGGGACTGTATGAGTGTACGTTGGACGTATGCTTGCTCGGCTATTACATTCTTACG GAGTGGGCCGATCACAATATTCCAAACTTGTCCGGATATTTCGGTATAATCATTGCTATTATATTCGATGTTTTTGTAGTGTGTTATATCGGCGAAATGATGTCAGAACAGGTAACAAAGATATGTTTTCACGGGGTAAATCCGTTCACGTCTAGCATTGAATCTTACAAAACGAATCCTCAACAGAGCATAAAAATTGGCGACGTGGTTTACATGACGAATTGGTACTGTTTACCTAGTAAAACGGTCCTCGATCTGACATTAATCATCAGAAGGTCGAGCGTGTTAATTAAGATGACTGCTGGCAAACTGATTCATATGTCTGTTTACACGTTTGCTGATGTAAGTATGCGTCTTGTCTGA
- the LOC143207001 gene encoding odorant receptor 22c-like isoform X2: MVTTVVETIDNSWSDYSLQLSRWNLEPIGFWPPSSSQSRLKRVASITMVVVSYTLIMLTVIPSMLYVMLSDDNVRQKLRVLGPLTHWFVGCCDLTVLLMKSKQIRLCIDHVEADWQIITRLQDQQVMQKYTKFSRFISMVLTIWWHSSVVISCAATAMTIQPIKIGNETRLVHPLPCGFYLKLLDVYTSPANEIALAVQFSSVCIVNAAILGSHSLVAVLVAHACGQLKVLTAWITEFVNDFGQDRKDEFCMEIGIIVEHHLRALSLMSRIEDVMNRICFMGLYECTLDVCLLGYYILTEWADHNIPNLSGYFGIIIAIIFDVFVVCYIGEMMSEQSIKIGDVVYMTNWYCLPSKTVLDLTLIIRRSSVLIKMTAGKLIHMSVYTFADVIKTSFAYLNFLRQTT, from the exons ATGGTCACCACGGTGGTCGAGACAATTGACAATAGCTGGAGCGATTATAGTCTACAGCTGTCTCGATGGAACCTGGAGCCGATCGGCTTCTGGCCTCCATCGTCCTCCCAATCTCGACTGAAAAGAGTCGCCTCGATCACGATGGTCGTCGTTTCTTACACTTTGATAATGTTGACGGTGATCCCTAGTATGTTGTACGTTATGCTGTCGGACGACAACGTTCGCCAAAAGCTGAGGGTGCTCGGACCCTTGACCCATTGGTTCGTCGGTTGTTGCGACCTGACCGTGCTGTTGATGAAAAGTAAACAAATACGACTTTGCATCGACCATGTGGAAGCGGATTGGCAGATCATAACGCGGCTGCAAGACCAACAGGTGATGCAGAAGTACACCAAGTTCAGCCGCTTCATATCTATGGTCCTCACGATTTGGTGGCATAGTAGCGTAGTCATCTCTTGCGCGGCTACCGCGATGACTATACAGCCCATTAAGATTGGCAACGAAACCAGGCTCGTGCACCCCTTGCCCTGCGGGTTTTATTTGAAGCTGTTGGACGTCTACACCAGTCCCGCGAATGAAATTGCCCTCGCCGTACAGTTTTCCTCGGTTTGCATCGTTAACGCCGCGATACTTGGATCACACAGCCTCGTTGCCGTACTTGTAGCTCATGCATGCGGCCAGCTCAAAGTTCTAACGGCCTGGATCACGGAATTCGTGAACGATTTCGGACAAGACCGAAAAGATGAATTTTGTATGGAGATTGGGATAATCGTGGAACATCATCTGCGGGCTTTAAG TTTAATGTCGCGTATTGAAGACGTGATGAATCGGATATGTTTCATGGGACTGTATGAGTGTACGTTGGACGTATGCTTGCTCGGCTATTACATTCTTACG GAGTGGGCCGATCACAATATTCCAAACTTGTCCGGATATTTCGGTATAATCATTGCTATTATATTCGATGTTTTTGTAGTGTGTTATATCGGCGAAATGATGTCAGAACAG AGCATAAAAATTGGCGACGTGGTTTACATGACGAATTGGTACTGTTTACCTAGTAAAACGGTCCTCGATCTGACATTAATCATCAGAAGGTCGAGCGTGTTAATTAAGATGACTGCTGGCAAACTGATTCATATGTCTGTTTACACGTTTGCTGAT GTGATCAAAACTAGTTTCGCTTACTTGAACTTTCTCCGGCAAACAACGTGA